The following coding sequences are from one Hydra vulgaris chromosome 04, alternate assembly HydraT2T_AEP window:
- the LOC101239124 gene encoding uncharacterized protein LOC101239124, which yields MSTSARLDAGLASGVKGIKEHMKTMQANIKELNEKSDGLEKQELELKKTIQMNYQKKMSLRDQISEKEETLRKCLEKLKEFSKRMEEKLVFLEESKKFHNSLVSVTPDVGMVAELEKRLKIYKDIYGVNLTKYQKARDHKSSLEEKLEIVEGKVHEKKKRVEKLQTELEYNRIEEERRAKGCVEAIDSAFKSEKTCVDLEKNLEAMMLRKEEANRKVNVLEQKVNKAETNIETLNCDRRKMETTLKEYLLIIKDKKI from the exons ATGTCAACTTCAGCAAGATTAGACGCTGGTCTGGCCAGTGGAGTTAAAGGAATTAAAGAACATATGAAAACGATGCAGGCAAATATCAaagaattaaatgaaaaatctgATGGTTTAGAAAAACAAGAGTTAGAACTCAAGAAAACTATTCAAAtgaattatcaaaaaaagatgAGTTTGCGAGATCAGATTTCTGAAAAAGAAGAAACATTAAGAAAgtgtttagaaaaattaaaggaGTTTTCAAAACGAATGGAAGAAAAGCTTGTTTTTCTTgaagaatcaaaaaaatttcataactcTCTTGTGTCTGTTACTCCTGATGTAGGAATGGTCGCTGAACTGGAGAAAAggctaaaaatttataaagatatttatggAGTTAATTTAACG AAATATCAGAAAGCAAGAGATCATAAAAGTAGTCtagaagaaaaattagaaattgtCGAGGGAAAAGttcacgaaaaaaaaaaaagagttgaaAAGTTACAGACAGAACTTGAATACAATCGTATAGAAGAAGAACGGAGagcaaaag GCTGCGTCGAAGCAATTGATTCAGCATTTAAATCTGAAAAAACATGCGtagatcttgaaaaaaatttggaagCAATGATGCTCAGAAAAGAAGAAGCAAATAGGAAGGTTAATGTTCTTGAACAAAAAGTGAATAAAGCAGAAACTAATATCGAAACCTTAAACTGTGATAGAAGGAAAATGGAAACCACTTTAAAAGAATATCTACTtatcattaaagataaaaaaatttga